The Pseudomonas extremaustralis genome contains a region encoding:
- a CDS encoding amino acid ABC transporter ATP-binding protein, producing the protein MSNSYAIEIRDLQKSYGQHEVLKGISLTVAKGEVVSIIGGSGSGKSTLLRCINFLEEYDGGEVLVNNRLIGYGSSVTGGLYQLPENTIQSSLRKVCMVFQQFNLWPHMRVLDNVATPLRLVKKMPKLAAYAMAEAQLEKVGLAHKASSYPSQLSGGQQQRVAIARALAMEPSIMLFDEPTSALDPELVGEVLNVIKDVASEGMTLVIVTHEMGFAAKVSDKVVFLADGRVEEQGPPSQIFGAPTSPRLLQFLTSWNERQNGGSVN; encoded by the coding sequence TTGCAAAAAAGCTATGGCCAGCATGAAGTGCTCAAAGGCATTTCACTCACCGTCGCAAAAGGCGAGGTTGTTAGCATCATCGGAGGTTCTGGATCTGGTAAATCAACGTTGCTGAGATGTATAAACTTTCTTGAGGAATATGACGGTGGTGAGGTATTGGTAAATAACCGCCTTATTGGTTACGGAAGCTCTGTTACTGGAGGTTTGTACCAATTACCCGAAAACACAATCCAGAGTTCGCTTCGCAAGGTGTGCATGGTTTTTCAACAGTTCAATTTATGGCCGCATATGCGTGTTCTTGATAATGTTGCCACCCCCCTGAGGCTTGTAAAAAAAATGCCGAAACTTGCGGCATATGCAATGGCGGAGGCCCAGCTTGAAAAGGTCGGTCTCGCTCATAAGGCTTCCAGCTACCCGAGTCAACTCTCCGGAGGTCAACAGCAACGGGTGGCAATAGCCAGAGCGTTGGCGATGGAACCCAGCATTATGCTGTTTGACGAGCCTACCTCAGCTTTAGACCCCGAATTAGTAGGAGAGGTGCTCAATGTCATTAAGGACGTTGCGAGTGAAGGTATGACATTAGTTATCGTGACGCATGAGATGGGATTTGCGGCAAAGGTATCGGATAAAGTCGTCTTTCTCGCTGATGGTCGCGTAGAGGAACAGGGACCTCCTAGCCAAATATTTGGGGCTCCCACCAGCCCTCGCTTACTTCAGTTCCTTACGTCATGGAATGAGCGGCAGAATGGTGGCAGTGTAAATTGA
- a CDS encoding type 1 glutamine amidotransferase family protein, whose amino-acid sequence MSKFPGGELHIVKFGFLLSEGFDLYSLANAIQPLRSANHVAGFQLCEWQILSLEGGTLNASSGIATETTRLDHAQLFNVLILCTAENLHSDADYDAVMQRLDHWITEPVNLGAFGGAGWLLAMSGALNGFRCSLPETGYSQHLGIYKDIKFVTAPFCVDRGRLTCIGRQAVQGLMCEFLAQEYGRYIMLEVEKNLAVKSGASGTIPQVRT is encoded by the coding sequence GTGTCTAAATTCCCTGGCGGTGAGTTGCATATTGTGAAATTTGGATTCTTGCTCTCTGAGGGGTTTGACCTATATTCATTAGCGAATGCTATACAGCCATTACGATCCGCTAATCATGTAGCAGGCTTTCAGCTTTGTGAGTGGCAAATTCTCAGTTTAGAAGGGGGCACGCTTAACGCAAGCAGCGGCATAGCTACCGAGACTACTCGGCTGGACCATGCGCAGTTATTTAATGTGTTGATCCTGTGTACCGCGGAGAATCTACATTCCGATGCGGATTACGATGCTGTCATGCAGCGGCTGGACCATTGGATCACCGAGCCTGTTAATCTGGGGGCCTTCGGCGGTGCGGGCTGGTTGTTGGCAATGAGTGGCGCGCTAAATGGTTTTCGTTGCAGCCTACCTGAAACAGGGTATTCCCAGCACCTCGGTATTTACAAAGACATCAAATTTGTTACCGCGCCATTCTGTGTCGACCGTGGACGCCTGACATGTATTGGCCGCCAAGCTGTTCAAGGGCTCATGTGCGAATTTCTAGCACAAGAGTATGGGCGGTATATTATGTTAGAAGTTGAAAAGAATCTGGCAGTCAAATCAGGCGCAAGTGGTACGATTCCCCAGGTCCGAACTTAA